Genomic segment of Drosophila ananassae strain 14024-0371.13 chromosome 2L, ASM1763931v2, whole genome shotgun sequence:
ATAAACTACGATTAATTCGATTACAGGTACAAAAATAGGTCTGCAATGGTTAACTTACCGCCCATCCTCCTACTTTTCCTGCCTTGTTTTGTAAATCATTTGGGCTCACACCCCGCACACACATATTTGACTAGCCGTTGTTTCCATTAGCTGCCAATCATCCTTATATATGTTTGACTTCGACCCTAGTTGGAATGCCTCGTGTAAGTATGTATTCCGTTCCTATCACAGGTGGGAGGCGTGAGGATAACGGTCGATATGGCGGGGAATGTACCTTGCTATGTCTTACAAGAAAGGCGATTCAGTGTCGGAAGTCGAATCCGAAAACACCCTAGTATAATGTATAAGATTATTTATGGGCTTAACAAGGTGTTATTACCAACATTTGCCTATTTGTTCTATTGTTGGCTAAGAAACAGCGAAATACAAGGGAGGAACTCATATTCTTTTATAAGAATAGATATCTACAAACATGAACTTTTGCTTAATTCCCGGAAAGTTCCTAAGAGCCCCTACAAACCAAATAAGAACCTCGGCAAGATTGGTTAAGACTTACATAGGTGTCCTGCGAGTGCCATATAGACTTACCAATTTTGTTATAAATTATTGTAGTAGTCGATTGTTAAAAGCCCAGAACAATTTGGATAAGATTTAGTAATTCCTGCTTTTTTGTGTCCATTCTCCATTTTGGGACGCCAGAGACCCCTGAAAAATACAATTTGAATAAATGTGTCGATTACAGCTTATTAAAAACTTCAATGATACGTGGCAGAATTCTCGTAATTCAAATTTGATCCTTTTTCGATGGGCTGCTTCTTCAAATCCAGTCCAAAATAGTCCAAAACccataaaacaaattgaatttgacCCAAGCCAAGCCATTGGGCGATTTCAGAGACTcctaaaaagcaaaaattatattagtTTCTAGATTATATCTTATTAGAAACTAGTACACTTATTGTTATTAAAGTTTAGGCCTTTGACGTCTCCGAAAATTTCCTAGATTCCACAAAAAGTCGAAaaaccataaataaaataaaattgtctATGCCAAGAAAGCCATGCCGCCGAGTTCGTAGCTTCCGATTTTCGATTAAGGCATACCGATCGATAATAGATCGTTAGTTTCAAATCTTCTTGTTTCTTCggattataaattaaatataataaatataatatttattttaaatgcataaatataaaaaagccATGCTAATTTTGAAAATGTGACAATCAATATAAAAATAGTGACGCTATATTAGAGAACTTGATTTTTCTGCAAGTAAAACCTAATATTCTACAATTTCATTAGTTGAAACattatataaatttatgtttatcaaatattatttgttaaatatatcttttaaataaagtttagCTTTTGATTCATATCCCATCCGTTCCATTTGGACCAAAACTCCGGCAACGCCGCCCCGCCCCTTTTTCAGGGTTGGAAAACGCAGCAGTGATTTTGGACCATCGATATTTCTATCGATTCCATCTCCTCTCATAGTTGTTTTACATTGCCATTTTGTTAATGTGagtgtacaaaatttaagaaacCAAATTAGCTTTCGAACCCCGATTATGATATTGTGATATGAATCTTGTGCTCGATTTCAAAATGCTTTATTTGTCTCGTCCTTCCGCCGCCTAGCCACCTGACTCAGAGCAGACCCAATACCCGAACTCGGCCTCTTCGCTTATCCTTTGTTGATAGAAATCACATCGCGCACCGTTAGAGAAAAGGGCGAAGAGGAGACGAGAAAAGAAGTGAAAACAGTTGCATTCCGCGGAGAGGCATTTGCTGGCACCCCAGCATGTTCAGCATAAGCGAGCTGTGCTGCATGTTTTGCTGCCCCCCCTGTCCGGGGAACATTGCGGCCAAGCTGGCCTTCCAGCCCCCGGAGCCCACGTATAAGCTGACCCCCGCCGATGACACGAATGCCAGGTACAACTTGCAGCTCTTTGACCGCGCCGAATGGCAGTACTCCGAGCGGGAGAAGTCCAAGGTGGAGGCCTTCTTCACCCGCACCTCGCGAGGCAACCTGATCACCTGTACCTACGTCCGGTGCAGTAAAAACGCCAAGTACACGCTACTGTTCTCCCATGGTAATGCAGTTGATCTCGGGCAGATGAGCAGCTTCTATCTGACCCTCGGCTCGCAGATCAATTGCAATATCTTTGGTTACGACTACTCGGGGTACGGCATGAGCGGCGGCAAGCCCTCTGAGAAGAATCTGTACGCGGACATAGAAGCCGCCTGGCAAGCAATGCGAACGCGGTAAGCGAATTAAGCTTTTACAGCAGTGATAATTAAGTCATATTTAGCCATCGCTACACtatctatattttatttaattttataataaatattaatttctgTCTTTACTTTCCAGGTACAACATTAGTCCCGAGACAATAATCTTGTACGGGCAGAGTATTGGCACGGTGCCGACTGTGGACCTGGCCTCCCGCCACGAAGTCGGCGCCGTAATTCTCCACTCGCCGCTCATGTCTGGCCTGAGAGTCGTGTTTAGGAACACAAAGAGAACTTGGTTCTTTGACGCATTTCCCAGGTAAGCGTACTGCGTCCATCAATTCAAGCTGCCTTTATTTGATCTTATCGCATTTCCGAACAGCATTGATAAGGTCGCTAAGGTAAAGGCTCCAGTTCTGGTTATTCACGGCACCGATGACGAGGTCATCGACTTCTCCCACGGCATTGGAATCTACGAGCGGTGTCCTAAGACAGTGGAGCCGTTTTGGGTGGAGGTGAATATATTTCATTGATGGATTGCTCTTTGTAAAGTAATATTGTGTAGTTGCTGCCCAAAACAAATGTGTGTCAATAAGACAGTTGCCAGATCAAGTTGCAATCCAATTTCTGTTCAATAATCGATCCAAGAGAACAAACATTGCCATTTTGTTAATAGTATTAGAATCTGACGTAATTTCTAATTTCAGGGCGCTGGTCATAATGATGTTGAGCTTCATCCGCATTACTATGAACGCCTGCGGAAGTTCTTGTCGGTGGAGCTCATCACATGACAATTAAAGAATAATGTGGATGGAGGTGTTAGTGACACTACTTCTGGTGTAGTATCGAATTCAAACCCTGCCGGAGCCAGTGTGTCCCTAAGTTCAAAACATCCCAATCCATCCTCAGCTACCGCAGGAAGCGAATCAAGTAAAAAAAATGCGGAAGCTAACAAAAAACGGAGTGAAAACGATGGTTTGTAAAACATCATAAATATTGCAATGtaataatttatatacatacatagctCACATCAATACATTCGataattgcatttttaaaggttaatatatatattaaatatgaATATGCCAGGAGTTTTTTGTACCAAGATCCCCATATTTACTGCATTGTGATCCTGGTCTCCCCCCTCTATGAAACAATAAGTAAAAATCATATCATCTAACTTAAAATGAAATATGTAAATgctatttaatattattgatAGGCAAAGACACAAACAAGAGAAACAATTACGTTTTGTTTGAATATTATCATTTAGCAAATACACATCAGTAATCAGTAATATGGTTTTATACATTAGTGTAAGGACAAAAAGTTTGAATAAAGCAATTTTTGATACTTTGGAATTTTACCTTTTTCTATTTATGCTTCTTAAAACGAAACAAAGAAATATGATTTGTCGCTTGAATTACAGAATATTCATAAGGAATTTTATTGCGCTTcatattctatatatttctCTTCGATAAGCGTTCGTCTTTAAGAGTATTTCTAATGAGTATGTTCGGTCTTTTTGCAGGTGCCTCAAATTCCAGCCAGAGTTCTACAAAGGCTCTCGAGCAGAAGTTTCTTTAGCAAAAGCAGTCGGGCTCGTGTTTTAAAGCCCAACCATTATCACCACAGTTCTCAAAACttgaattattaaataaaccGTGCGGTAACAGACAGAACAAACAACATAGAAAAGATGACCCACCTTTAAGTAATGAAAAGTCGAATGGCTTTTTTGTTTCCCGATTAAAACAACCAAATATGGCGCCAACACTTCCAGTTCTCTCTCCACATTCTCCAATGAATGCAAACTTATATATTAATAGCCAACATACGCAACTTTCCGGGCGTTATTTAAACAACAAAGTGTCTCAGCAGGTCGATGCAAATAGTGTTAGGCGAGTGTCGTCGAGCAGATCTCTCAAGGACAGTCAAAAAGTTTTATCCATTTCATCGACATTAGTATGCAATTGTGAGAAGGAATACAAATCGAATGGGTCTGACTCGGAAGCCAACGaagaaatcaaaatcaaattaaattcaGATACAGGTACAGGTACTAAGCTGGCCAATAGCGCCAAGATCCAAGACTTGAAAGTATGTAAGACATCCGATAAAAAGAATTCTGCAATAGACGAGTCTGCCAAGGGGTGTTTGCAATTAAATTGTGCTACGGGAAAGGATAAGAGAGCAGTGTCTCCAAGACTGTCATTGCATAAAAGTGGCTTTCAGCAAGCCATCATTATATCGGATGAAAGCGAGGTTACAAAATCTCCGCGAGGTGCTAACAAAACAACGAGACAGCTGTCCAGCAATGCAGACAATCAATTTTATCGTCAACTGACTCATAAAATAAGTAAATCGGAGCAAACTTCCCCCAACAATGTGGAAATTGACAAAGCTAATTTCTTATACGACACTAACAACAGGAGTACTAGCTGTCTGGTTAATCCCTCTGATCCATGGGTTAAGAATTCCGATATAAGAAGTGATATCTCATCCAAAAAGGAAAAGCATTTAAATTCCCAACATTACATTGATCCCTGGGTTCGACGGCAAGCAGATGTCCCCGTGGAAGTCTCACAGTTTCCCAAGAAGAATATCTATCGCGAAAAATCTCTATCTTCCCTAAACAATAAACTTATTTCAACCAGAACTGAAAAGGCAAAGTGTGTGAAGCCGCAACTGAAGCATTCGAAGACAGTGCTAGACGAAGATCACGTATTTTTAAATGAACCCGGACTGCTGTTTGCTCCATTCTCACCGCcgcataataaaaacaaaaactggtGCCTCGACCAATCCAATAACGATCTAAAAGGAAATATTCAAAGTAAATCAGCAAGTGTTATTCCAGACAAAGTAAAGGAGACTTCCAGTCCGATAGCAAACCATGTTAGAAAATCTGTATATCAAAATAATAGTAACTTGCTTTGTCCAAACGATCAAGCCAGATCTTTACTTCAAGTAGAAAAATTGCACTCTAGACATAGCTCCCTATCGATTCCCAATCAATCCAATGACGAACTTCCGCTAAATATCCGTCGACTCTCCGAGCAGATTCGTGAGCTGCCCTTGGAGCGAAATCTTCAATTGTCCCTCAGCGATCGGAACGTAAGCAATATGGCGCCAAGTGAAAGGTCTGGAGGCAGGGAACAGCAACCAATACCCCAAAAGTTGGGCTCCTACATTTCGGATAAGTACCACGGAAATAAAATCATGGCAAGCCAGCACGAAGACTTTATCTCTTTAAAACGAGCCTCCAAAGATTCCACAACTGTTAATATTGTAAAACCATTTACGACTATTCATAAGCCTGATCCACTTCTAGAAACCACCTGTTAAACCCATTTGCTAGAAACCCGAGAGTCGATATTAAAGTGTCTCTGCATTAGCTCATTCATAGATcatcaaaatataaaaaaaaaacgtaatatatatacataaaaagaaaaccacacacacaaacatatACATACTTCTTATATATCGATCGAATCTAAatatgaataataaataacatcaaaaaaaagaaaagagaaaaaaaaacataataaaaactatttttagtaGTATCTTAAGTTTGAAATTTTTACAGTGATTTTGCATTTATATTAAGTAACACGATAATGCCCTTCCACCCATGGGGACAAGTTCTAGGCTTAATAACATTCGCAAgcatatatatgtgtgtaaTAGTGTATTTTTTCCTCATTTTATTGTCATTTTACATATTTGTTGTAATACATTTTATAGTAATAAAATCTTTATAAAGAGCTAAATGAATCATAATTTGTATTCGGATAATTGGCGGGTTTATCTGAGTCTAAGTGCTTGTGTACGtagtttccgtttccgttggATACATGCTTATATCTCTTTTTAGTGGCAATGGAATCCCCAGTAGCAACaccataaaataataaacaaacaatACTTTCACATCTTTTTGTTTGGGTATTgcataatataaaaatattaagttaTTTTGTATACCCTACCAAAGCGTCTCACAAAGTTCAATCCCgaaatatttgatttttttacgACCCCGTGTATAGGGTGTTACATTTTGAAAAGCCCACGCAAATCAagcctcttttttttttatagatattTCGACTCGTGACAACATAATTACATTCGTTTCAGTCTTTCAGCACAACCTTTCACtgagaaacaaaacaaataaataaattaagttgGTGTTTAAGCCAAAAGCTAACAATTCACAATGTTTTTATATAACTGAAAGCATATAAAGTCTGCATTTTGAGGGCCAAAAGACAGTTGTGGCTTGTGCCTTATCGCGATCATTAAATAATGATTGAATTAAAAGTGCTTTTGTTTTACGGTATACTGTTCATTTTGATTGTGCAAGGAGATTGCAGTGTGTCAGTtccagttttaaaaaataatgatctCATTGAAGCCCAGTCGCTTGGAAGAATTGTGAACAGGCCAATCAACAAACTGGGCCCAGAAGAACGCCCTGTAAATGATATAACTCGAGCCTCAAGTATTGATAGAGGGTATCCATCGGATGCATCTCAAGTGGGTGTCAGTGAAGaaccaaaaataaaccaaaatccTCCTTCGGCAACCAGCAATGGACATGCAACCTACATGAGCAGCCAATCGACCCACTCAAGCCAATTCTCAGTGCAAATCCAAAGTCCAATAGTGACCCAGCATGTTCATTACCACTATCTGGTGCCCAATGTTCCCTCGAGTTCCCCCATAAATTATGTATCGCAATCGGTTTCGAACGCccacagtgaaaaaacacaaaatacaTACTCGCCGCCTTTTGATTCCACGCATAGAAATGTACTATATGGAAATAAGGGGGAAAGTCTACTGTACTTGCCCGCGAAAACTAATGGATACCCTTCCGACTCCCCAGATGAGTACCAGGTACAGGCATCAGAAAATAATTCTGTATACGCACCGGTCGCAAATCAGCAGGGAGAACTTCTTAAAGGGGAAGATCAAAAACGCGAAGAGGCTGCCCCAATCCAAACAAATCCTCCGGATGTGTACTTTATACAGTACAAGGGCAATAAAGATCTCCAGGCTACCAGCACACCTCTGCCATATAATCACAAGGAATCGTCGGATGCTACATTTGATGGGAGTGGTCTCATAGATATTAGATCCGGAAAAGACGAAAATACCACAACCAGTCCCACGGAAGATCCAGAGTCAATTACTGCTCGGGTATACTCGGCGTATGATGTTCCGCTGTGTTAAAAAATGATCAgctttaaattgtatttaattttaaatagccTGTGTATTTAtcataaatcataaataaaacatataattgttTAATCATTCATCTTATTAGCTTTTAATTGCGATAGCTGAGTCGAGAGCTTCACAAACGAGTTTTCTAAATAATTGTTACTGTCCATGTTTATGCAATGAACACCATGTGGACAAACTGTTGAGAGATCATTGGCtttgaaaacctccattttaTCGGCGTATATTTTTGAGAATTCATCCGTGTGAACGTATTTGGGTTGCTCCTGATTCTTGAGAATATTCTAGAATAAATGGACCTTTAATAACTAATTtcaaagatttaaaaaaaaaacttagaGAACACCTCTTCTGAGATCCCCACGTACTGACAAAATGGATGATAGCTTAGAAACTCATATGTGGAGTTGATTGATGGCAAAAAGAAGCCCTTGACACAGTATTGAGAATTCGATGAAATATCAGTTACCCCGTTGATTGGCGAACTTAAGGTCCTGTAAACAACTTGAGCATTTTTTAGAGTATCAACAAATTCGTCGGCCTCGCTTACTTCGACGGAGTCTTCTGTCGATTCCTCAATATTTTGTCTATAGGCTGCAGCTTGACTCATCTTTAAAGATGTAATTTAGATTTTAAatttagtaaataaataaatttaaataaataatattaccaTTTTACTCAGTGAGGTTTTGCTTTCCTCCAATacttctaaaataaatgcagtACTCTCTTCATCATCCGGCTTTTCATCTGAAAACAATCCGTTTTCATGTAGAGGGCCAAAGGTTTGTAGGAAACGTTCATTATATTTCTGATCTTGGCCTCCGACAAGCCTAGCTTGTCCATCGCATTgttttttctaaaataattgaaaaggCAAGactaaatgtttatttttaaacacttttggTTGTGACTAACTTGAGATGAACAATCGCTATCCGGTCTACAAATCCATTCAGTGCTGGCAGCCAGAAGATCTTCAGGCTTCGGTCGAAAACATTTGCACCAAAATGCAAAtagaaatataataaaaaagaaaagattaATGCAAAAAATGCGTTTTTTGGATGTGCACTCAAACTTTCTTCCAGGCTGGAGGGTGTCAAATCCAAAACGAGCAATGGGTTTAATACAAAGTCCCAGAACGGCTTTTAAAATACCTGTAAAGAAAGGAATAAACAGAAGCTTTTTGCATATTTGGCTTTATGAAAAACCTACCCAAAAAAAGAAGCAACCATAATATAAGTACAAAAATGGATAAAAGTTTACAAAAGAAATCACATGGTTCCTCATCATTCGTTCCGATACCCAAGTCCGTTATACATTTATCATGTTTTTCATTTCCAGGCGGGCAGTTATATAAGAGTCCTGCCTCGTCCTGAGCTTTTCGGCTCATTGTTTCACAGACATTGTAATTAATAAATGTTTCCAATTTGCTCATGCAGTGGCACTGACACCGCCAGACGCAGAAGCACCTTGAGTGGATTTGAATATCCATTGACCTTTTGGCCACAACCCCAACTTTCAAATCTTGATTCTGTCTGCCGGTTGCGGCCTTAACAACCACTGTAATTATATACTattaataacaataacaaatatatagtaataatttttgtttgtcttaCCATCGCAACgaaattttccttttttctttgAGCCTCGAATAAATGGTAACAAAAAGGTGACAGTTTGCCCAACATTAGGTAAAAGTAATTTTTTGGTACTTGAGGTACCCGATGTCCCAAAGGATTGTTCGCAATTaccaataaatattaaaaactccTGGGAATTCATTCCTTTGTTGATCACATCAACTGAAATTTGAAGGGCATCCTTTGTTGTGGCATCCGTTACGATTCTTGcaattttaacaaaatatttatctcGAACAAGAAAAGCATTCTCTCGAAAGggaattttgatttttatgctAAATTCTATCCACAAATGTTTAACCGAAAGAGGAACTATTTAATGAAAACCTTACCTGGTACCTTCTCGTCGCGAATATTTAAACAAAGATCCTTGTCTTTGTGGGGACATTTCTCCAGAGCTTGTCCGGAGGATGGAAAGTTTCCTAAGCCTTCAATTTTTTTAGCTCCTTCGACTTTCACTTTTTTTAGTTTGGATATCAGGGAATTTGTAATATCTCGTATGGATATATCTTTTTCTGTGTCTTCGAGCAGGACACTGTCTCTAATATTGTCCTGATATTCTTTCAAGGTATACCCCTGAGTGggattttgtgtttttggaaTAGCCAGTTTGCTGTTAAGTAAGCCCAATGATTTCTCCATTCGAAGTATATCCACGTGAGAAGTGAAAACCACAGAGATATTTTCATTAGCAAATATACCACTCATGCTGTTGAGACTGTAAACGgattaaacaaataatattaaactattttattattcttacGTTATAATTGGGACAATACGCCACCAAGTGTTACGTCGCCTTCGAAAAATTCGAAGTTTGGTTGTTAAAACGGGTACTGGAGTATTCATTTTGAATACAGAGTAACTTTTATTAGTTGAACTGAAAGAATAATAATATGAAATGGTCATTTAATTGTTTCAGATACTTACGATTCGGGTTTAGAGTCTCGAGTTCCTTTACCAACTTCGCAATTGCAAACATCTGGGTTCCCTAAACAGCCACAAGTTTCAGAAACAAATGTATCGTCATTACAATTATCGTGTCCTTTACATCTTTCACAAGGAATAAAAACGTTATTTTTTTCCACAATGTGCTCCGATTTTGGACCCCCAGGAAAAGGTTTTCCATcaggttttttattttttcctccacACGTATCACAGGGTACCTCATCCTCAAATTTAAGATGCGAGTCTTGCAATTTTTGTGCTTTCAGAGAATCTGGCAAAGGCTTGGGATCgggtttcttgttttttccTCCACAGGTATCACAAGATGCTTCATCGCTAACTTTAAGATCGCCTTTTTCCAATTCGTGTAAAGTATTGACCCCAAGGTTTTTCAAATGATCCCCATATATATCGAATGGTAGATGGAAATCACCGGGGAAATCCAGACTCCCTCGAAAAGGTTTTTCACTGGGCTGTTTGTTTTTACCGCCACACGTGTCACAGGAACTTTCGTCATCAATCTTTATATGAAAGTCCTGAATTTTATCAGTATCCAGACCACCAGGTAGAGTTTTGCCACCtggtttcttattttttcctcCACAAGTATCGCAGGAACTCTCATCGCTTGAGTGCAAATCCAATGGCATGAACCCAGAAGGCAATTTTAAATCAGCCTTTTCAGTAGTACCTAAATAGAAATCACTTGAGATTTCACTCAAATgcattttacttaaattatggATATTGTTAGTCAAAGAAGTTTCCTTATTCTTGTCAATTTTGATTTCATGAAAATCTGGAGGGAATGCGGTTTTTGGTAGGGACTTCTTTTCAAGCTTATCATTTTTGTTGTCTTCATTTTTGGGATTGACGTCTTCAACTTTCGAGGATTCCAGACCACCAGGTAAAGGTTTTCCTCcagtttttttattctttccACCACAAGTATCACAAGGTATTTCATCattgatttttaaagaaaaatcttCGAGTTTGCTATCCTTACTGTCTGTTGCCACCAAGGGAGGGCAGAAACTTGGACCAGGACTTTCCgttgtttctttatttttaccaCCACAAGTATCACAGGATGCTTCATCGTTGATTTCAAAGTTTTtcaaattatacatttttaacgCGTCATTAACTTGCTTTTGAGCCAATTGCTCGGTATGTACCTCTTCTATATTATCTGGATTCAAAAGGGCACGTTTCATTCtgggtttattttttacacGTCGCATTGGCGAAGATCTATGGAAATTTCTTTTTGGATGATATGATAAAAGGTGGCTCATAAAGTCCGGATCATAGCCTGGATCCTGATGATATCGATCTTGAGTATAATATTTAGAATCAATGGGCGGTTGGTGCATCTTGTAATAATTTTTGTAGTCCATTAAATTTTCTACAAAGAAAACATTTtagaaattatattaattaacaATTAGTACTAACTTTCAAGGTTTTGATTTATGTGACGATTTACAATACTGTCGAAGCTTTCAATATTTGGTTGACCCAACATGTTGTTTTTATAATCAGGTTTATTAAGATAATCTAAGTATTCATTTCCAGGTTCGTAATCAATCATTTCTGGTTGAGAATAACAAGAATGATTTGGTTCGTTTATAGGCTCCTTAGAATTTATAAACTTATGGTTATCTGTTCTATAATTCTCGTTCTCATACTCTTTTTCATTCTGAAATTTCTTTATACTATTTTCATGATTTGCAGAGTCCACATAgtaattttttccatttatatTTTCAACTGGAGTATATTTTGATTGTAGTTCAATATTTTCATGATTCGCAGCGTccatataataattttttcgaTTTGTATTTTCAACTGGAGTATATTTTGATTGTAGTTCAATATTTTCATGATTCGCAGCGTccatataataattttttcgaTTTATATTTTCAACTGGAGTATATTTTGATTGTTGTTCAATATTTTCATCATTCGCAGAGTccatataataattttttcgaTTTGTATTTTCAACTGGAGTATATTTTGATTGTAGTTCAATATTTTCATCATTCGCAGAGTccatataataattttttcgaTTTGTATTTTCAACTGGAGTGTATTTTGATTGTAACTCATGATTTTCATGATTTGCAGAGTccatataataattttttcgaTTTGCATTTTCAACGGAAATATATTTTGGTTGCAATTCAATATTTTCATGATTTGCATATTCCATGTAATAATTTTTTCGATTTGTATTTTCAACTGGAATATATTTCGCTTGTAAatcataattataaatatttttctcattttttttatcaaattctGGCATATCCCTACGAGGGCTTTCATATTCAATTCCATTTTGGAAGCCACTTTCGTAGTGTTCATTATTTTCGAATTCCCGTGGGAAATATTTTTCCCGGTTTGTTGGCCCCACTTGAGCattactaaataaaataaaaaataattcattaagaagattatatttatacataatGGAGCatcaaaaatacaaactttATATTTTGTTCGGGGGCTTTTAAGTAATTACGATTTTCATAATCGTCttgatatttcttattataTTTCAGATTACTATTTTCTAATCTTTTTAGGtcctgaaaaaaatgaaaaaattcgaattaaaaattaaacaacaaaaagtCATACTTGGTTATGTTGGAATGCATTATTATGCTCGTTAGCTTGTAATTTTTCGACAATATCATCTTTTATCTTATGAATATTAGAATTAATTTCAAAAGATGGCTTTTGTGGTAGTTTTTCTCTAAGCTTATCCTTAATTTCTTGATtggttttaattattttatgaacTGGCCGTTCGGGTTTAAAATAGTTTGATAATTCTAAGGTTTTATTAATAACAGT
This window contains:
- the LOC6499890 gene encoding uncharacterized protein LOC6499890 isoform X3; translation: MKNTMIRHIIIALAFGYLTTYLLIYGLPDDIPESHMSESINAVLLKGPQDPKNRSCEVQIIISIHMNPSFDVDNMDKFWVLDEVYDPTKRSNQKIISPYLIMVSRGEPIVMYPLQYLKSVTEEELEKDPSDEKEVTELPPILEQEDDLLEFDLRRKRSHHLTSLRSKSKGSRTAVEKRQNVNGETGRNDASYIHGKNDVSNLGLVRIFDPTVINKTLELSNYFKPERPVHKIIKTNQEIKDKLREKLPQKPSFEINSNIHKIKDDIVEKLQANEHNNAFQHNQDLKRLENSNLKYNKKYQDDYENRNYLKAPEQNINNAQVGPTNREKYFPREFENNEHYESGFQNGIEYESPRRDMPEFDKKNEKNIYNYDLQAKYIPVENTNRKNYYMEYANHENIELQPKYISVENANRKNYYMDSANHENHELQSKYTPVENTNRKNYYMDSANDENIELQSKYTPVENTNRKNYYMDSANDENIEQQSKYTPVENINRKNYYMDAANHENIELQSKYTPVENTNRKNYYMDAANHENIELQSKYTPVENINGKNYYVDSANHENSIKKFQNEKEYENENYRTDNHKFINSKEPINEPNHSCYSQPEMIDYEPGNEYLDYLNKPDYKNNMLGQPNIESFDSIVNRHINQNLEKNLMDYKNYYKMHQPPIDSKYYTQDRYHQDPGYDPDFMSHLLSYHPKRNFHRSSPMRRVKNKPRMKRALLNPDNIEEVHTEQLAQKQVNDALKMYNLKNFEINDEASCDTCGGKNKETTESPGPSFCPPLVATDSKDSKLEDFSLKINDEIPCDTCGGKNKKTGGKPLPGGLESSKVEDVNPKNEDNKNDKLEKKSLPKTAFPPDFHEIKIDKNKETSLTNNIHNLSKMHLSEISSDFYLGTTEKADLKLPSGFMPLDLHSSDESSCDTCGGKNKKPGGKTLPGGLDTDKIQDFHIKIDDESSCDTCGGKNKQPSEKPFRGSLDFPGDFHLPFDIYGDHLKNLGVNTLHELEKGDLKVSDEASCDTCGGKNKKPDPKPLPDSLKAQKLQDSHLKFEDEVPCDTCGGKNKKPDGKPFPGGPKSEHIVEKNNVFIPCERCKGHDNCNDDTFVSETCGCLGNPDVCNCEVGKGTRDSKPESSTNKSYSVFKMNTPVPVLTTKLRIFRRRRNTWWRIVPIITLNSMSGIFANENISVVFTSHVDILRMEKSLGLLNSKLAIPKTQNPTQGYTLKEYQDNIRDSVLLEDTEKDISIRDITNSLISKLKKVKVEGAKKIEGLGNFPSSGQALEKCPHKDKDLCLNIRDEKVPEFSIKIKIPFRENAFLVRDKYFVKIARIVTDATTKDALQISVDVINKGMNSQEFLIFIGNCEQSFGTSGTSSTKKLLLPNVGQTVTFLLPFIRGSKKKGKFRCDVVVKAATGRQNQDLKVGVVAKRSMDIQIHSRCFCVWRCQCHCMSKLETFINYNVCETMSRKAQDEAGLLYNCPPGNEKHDKCITDLGIGTNDEEPCDFFCKLLSIFVLILWLLLFLGILKAVLGLCIKPIARFGFDTLQPGRKFECTSKKRIFCINLFFFIIFLFAFWCKCFRPKPEDLLAASTEWICRPDSDCSSQKKQCDGQARLVGGQDQKYNERFLQTFGPLHENGLFSDEKPDDEESTAFILEVLEESKTSLSKMMSQAAAYRQNIEESTEDSVELFTGP